A genomic region of Raphanus sativus cultivar WK10039 chromosome 6, ASM80110v3, whole genome shotgun sequence contains the following coding sequences:
- the LOC130495778 gene encoding uncharacterized protein LOC130495778, translating to MSEGERLRGGERESRKGGDRERGERRREAERSGDRERRREAETERGGEKRRQREAERGGEKRRRREAERSGDRERRRETESERGVERRREPETERGGERRRYRERKRRRDGEAQSRGGRRGYTGDRERQRGGAVTGDGDGIILGFGSQLGRQRWRSKREREK from the coding sequence ATGTCGGAGGGAGAGAGGCTGAGAGGCGGAGAAAGAGAGAGCCGGAAAGGCGGAGATAGAGAGAGGGGAGAGAGGCGGAGAGAGGCGGAGAGAAGCGGAGACAGAGAGAGGCGGAGAGAAGCGGAGACAGAGAGAGGCGGAGAGAAACGGAGACAGAGAGAGGCGGAGAGAGGCGGAGAGAAGCGGAGGCGGAGAGAGGCGGAGAGAAGCGGAGACAGAGAGAGGCGGAGAGAAACGGAGTCAGAGAGAGGCGTAGAGAGGCGGAGAGAACCGGAGACGGAGAGAGGGGGAGAGAGGCGGAGATATAGAGAGAGGAAGAGGCGGAGAGACGGAGAGGCACAGAGTAGGGGCGGACGAAGGGGTTACACCGGAGATAGAGAGAGGCAGAGAGGCGGAGCTGTCACCGGCGATGGCGATGGAATCATCTTAGGGTTTGGTTCTCAATTGGGTCGACAGAGGTGGAGgtctaagagagagagagaaaaataa